The window CCAAAAAGAATGTTTTTGTTTTCATGTTATTTTTTGAAAAGGTTAATTTTTTCACTAAGGTAAGAAATATCTTCAAAACAAGAAGAAAAATAGCCTGAAATCTGATATAAAGTACTGGTAAATGAATATTGATTAGAAGAATATACGGTTTTAAGTTTATTTTTAAAATAACTCAACATTTAAACACTTTGTATTTGTTTGAAAAATATTTGTATTTTAGCCGAAATATGTTGTTTTTTAATAAACATATTGGACACTAATTAAAATTCAGATAATTTGAATAAAAAATTAGTAGATTTGCACGGAACAAAAAAATAATAAATATTAAACACTATTCTTTGTGACGAACCTTCTAACAGGATGTAATAGAGAATAACAGGATTTTAGGTTATAAAACTACTGAAACTATGAAGAAACTTTTTTTACTTTTATTTACGGCATTTTTATTTATCGGTTGCAGCTCAGATGATGATACCATCTATGATTATGTAGGAAGATGGTCTGGTTCTTATGAAGGAAGTGACAAAGGAGTCTGGAACCTTGTGGTAGATGAAAGTGGTAAAGTGGTAGGAACGATGCATTCCGATGTCAATGATGAAAACTATAATATTTCCGGAAATTTAAGTGAAACAGGAGATCTTACTGCAACCTTAGGACTTCCGTCAAAGGGAGAATTCAGAGGAACATTATCTTCTACAGATAAAAAAGGAAACGGAAACTGGTCTAACGCTCTTCCTACACCTGCCAAATCAGGAAGCTGGAAAGGAGAAAAGAAATAAAATAAAAAGTCTGCAGAATTTACTGCAGACTTTTTTATTTAAACGAATCCCATCTGGATAATGTCATTCTTCTCGTTTTTCAATACAATGAAGTAGAGCAGAAGGTCATCTTCGGAAAAATACTTTTTAAAGGCATAATTCTGTTCCTTGTTCCACTTAACAATTTCTTCAGCAGATTCTGCTGTGTACTTTTCAGAGTCTAATTGTAGGGTTACAAACACCGCCTGATCTGAAATGCATGCTTCATTCTTATAAAGCATTTGATCCTTAATTCTTACACTGTCCGAAACATTACTGATGCTACCCATCTGAAATTCTCTCAGGAGCTTTTTGCCTTCTGCAGTTCTTAACCCATTTTCAACTGTTCTTTTTCCTCTTTCGGAAACTTTATCCCAATCTTTAACAGCTGTCATCACTTTTGCGAACTTCTGGTAGAGTAGGGGATCGCCAGCTTCTTTAAGGTAGATTTCCAGACTCTTACGGATGATCTTCCCTATTTTTGAACAGTGTCCAAATTCTGAACTGTTCTGGCGCACTTTCTCGTAGGACGGATTCTTTTTAAAAGCCGTTTTATTGAACCCGCTTTTCTTCCGAACCACATTTTTCCCGTTCAGATTATAAAATACCAGATCACCCACAGCTCCGGTGATCTTGATTACACTTTCATAGGTTGCCATATCTTCAAAATAGAATCAAATATACCAATAAATAATGGTAAACCAAATTTTAACATATATTTATCATATAGTTGTAGTATAGTTATTCCATAATTATAATATAAAATGTATATTTGTACAATATTTTGTTAATTAATTACAAATCAGAAGAATATGGGAACGGGATTATTTCAACAAAAAATGAAAGTAAAGCAGATGGCTGTTATACTGGCTGCGTCTGTTTTTGTAGTTTCCTGCGGATCCTCTAAAAGCGCTTCCGCCAATAAAAGATCAAATACTAAGACTGTATCTAAAGCAGAAAATCTCAGAAAGCTGGATTCCAAATTTGACGGTAAAATTTCAAGATCCGTCAGTGATATTCTTAAGGATGCTGAAAAATACATCGGAACACCCTATAAATTCGGGGGGAATACAGCATCAGGCTTCGACTGTTCAGGTTTTACGGTAAAAGTATTTGAAGAAAATGATCTCAACCTTCCCAGAAGATCTTCTGATCAGGCTGAAGCCGGAAAAAATATTGATATCAAAGAGGTCAAACCCGGTGATTTGTTATTTTTTGCCACAGCAGGAGGAAGCAGAGTTTCTCACGTAGGCATTGTACATGATATCGGCCCTGATGGAGAAGTAAAATTTATCCATGCATCCACTTCAAAAGGAGTAATGATTTCCTCCCTGAATGAAAAATACTGGAACAAGGCTTATCTTCATGCTCAAAGAGTGTTGTAGGCTGTACCCCAAATATATATTCTTAATCCACCCCGTCAAAAAATTCTCTGAATTTTCGCCACCCCTCCGGAGGAGGGAAATTTTTACGTTTCCCATTGTAATTTTTCTGTAAGCAATCATTGCAATAGTGTTGCATCCCAAAACTTAGCAAATTTGCCTAAAACTATTTACATGGCAGATTTCATCAGATTCTTTATTCCTTACTACTTCCTGTTGTTTTTTATTGTATCTTTCTTAGGAATTAGCGTTAAAGTAGCAAAACAGATTGGCAAAAATCCCAACGTCCTTCCAAGAGATGGCTCAGCTTATGCTCTGGTAGGATTATATTTTAAACTGATTTTATTGGCACTGTTTGCTTATGTTATGCTTCTTTTGTGGTTTCCGGAATCTGTATTTCCGGCATTTAAAATTCAACTTCTGGAATCTTCTTTTTTTCAGTATACAGGTTTTTTTTTGATGATGACCGCATTTATTTGGGTGGTTATAGCCCAGATGCAAATGAAAGATTCATGGCGTATCGGTATTGACAGCGAAATAAAAACTAACCTGATTACTCATGGATTATTCAGATTTTCAAGAAATCCTATATTCCTGGGAATGACCATCAGTCTTGCCGGTTTTTTTCTTATTTTTCCCACTGTAATTGCTTTATCTTTTCTTATGATTGGAAGTATTTTGATGCAGATCCAGATCCGTCTTGAAGAAGAATATCTGATCAAAGAACATGGACAGATGTACCTGGCCTATAAAAAGAGAGTAAAGCGTATGCTGAGCCTTTATTAAAAGCATCATGTTAAAAACGGTTTTGCTGAACTTTTTTGTATCTTTGGCAGGTATAATTTTTCAAACTAATTTAAATAAGAAACATGTCGTTACAACAAACTATTGAAAATATCTGGGACAACAGAGAATTATTGCAGAATGAAGACAGCCAAAAGGCGATCAGAGAAGTTATTTCTTTAGTTGATAAAGGGGAACTTCGTACTGCAGAACCTACAGAAAACGGATGGCAGGTGAATGAATGGGTAAAAAAAGCAGTAGTAATGTATTTCCCGATTCAGAAAATGGAAACCATTGAAGTAGGTCCGTTTGAATTTCATGATAAAATGCCTTTGAAGAGAAACTATGCTGAAAAAGGGGTGAGAGTTGTACCACATGCTGTGGCTAGAGAAGGAGCTTACATTGCTCCGGGAGTTATTATGATGCCTTCATACGTAAACATCGGTGCTTATGTAGACTCCGGAACAATGGTAGATACATGGGCTACAGTAGGAAGCTGTGCACAGATTGGTAAAAACGTTCACCTGAGTGGCGGAGTTGGTATCGGTGGGGTATTGGAACCGTTACAGGCGGCTCCCGTAATCATTGAAGACGACTGTTTCATCGGGTCAAGATGTATTGTTGTAGAAGGAGTTCACGTAGAAAAAGAAGCCGTATTGGGTGCCAATGTAGTATTAACAGCTTCTACAAAAATCATTGACGTGACAGGAGATACCCCTGTTGAGATCAAAGGAAGAGTTCCTGCACGTTCAGTAGTTATTCCTGGAAGCTATACAAAACAGTATCCGGCTGGAGAATATCAGGTTCCTTGTGCACTGATCATCGGTCAGAGAAAAGAATCTACAGATAAGAAAACATCTCTGAATGATGCATTGAGAGAGAATAATGTAGCTGTTTAAGATTAACATTCTAAGCTAATATTACAATCTTGAAAGAAAAATTTCTTAAAATACTTTTAAACCCTAAATATATATTTGGGGTTTATCTTATTATATCCGTTGTTACAGCAATTTCCAAATACCTGCGGGGAGATTATGCGATCAATAATTATCTGATTTTTAAAAACGTATTCTTCAATACCATTCATCAGAAAAACTTATTTATCCATTATCCTGATCTTTATTTTGACTTGAATCATTATGGGGTATTTTTCAGTGCATTGATTGCTCCGTTTGCGATGATGCCGGATTGGCTTGGGATTTCACTTTGGAATATTGCCAATACTTTTATCTTTATTTACGGAATTTATAAACTGCCGTTTTCAGACAGTAAAAAAGCGATTTTCGGATTGCTTTGTCTTCAGGAATACATTACCGCTGCTTTAAGTCTGCAATTCAATGTAGCGCTGACAGGCCTTTTGCTGTTATCCGCAGTCTATATTTACGAAAGAAAAGAAGTAAAGTCTGTAACCGCAATTTTAATAGGGATATTTGTGAAAATCTACGGAATTGTAGGATTAACACAGTTTTTCTTTATTAAAAACAAAATTAAATTTATTCTTTCAGGAGTTGCCATTGCTGTAGTATTTTTTGTACTTCCAATGGCGTATTCGAGTCCGCAGTTTGTGATTCAGTGTTACTCAGACTGGTTTCAGTCTATTGTAGAGAAAAATAATGAAAATCAGGTATTGGGAAACATGCAGGATATCTCACTGATGGGTTTTGTAAGAAGAGTTTTAGGAGATGCCTCTATTTCTAATCTTGTATTTTTAGCAGGAGGGCTGCCGCTGTTTGCTTTACCTTATATCAGAATTAAACAATATAAAAATTATGCTTTCCAGCTGATGATCCTGGCTTCTACATTACTGTTTCTGGTATTGTTCAGCTCCAGTTCAGAATCTCCAACGTATATTATTGCTGTGGTAGGAGTGCTGATATGGTTTTTCCTTCAGAAAGAAAGAACGCCGCTTATCATAGGATTGCTGGTTTTTGTCATTATTTTTACCTGTTTCTCTACTTCGGATCTGTTCCCGAAATTTGTAAAAGAGAATTATATCATTAAATATTCATTAAAAGCCGTACCTTGTATTGTAATCTGGCTGAGAGTCACTTATGAGCTTCTGACTAAAGATTTTGAGAAAAATTATAGCCTGAATTAATTAATATGAAGAAAATTTCAATTGTAATTCCCGCTTATAACGAAGAAGGAAACGTTGCCATGATCCATCAGAAAATTAAAGAAGTTTTTGATGGGCTGAATAACTATGACTTTGAAATCATATTTGTAAATGATGGCAGCCGAGACAATACACAGCAGAAATTAGAAGAGCTTTCCAGCCAGTATGATGAAGTGAAATTCATAGAATTTTCACGTAATTTTGGCCACCAGCCCGCAGTAAA of the Chryseobacterium aureum genome contains:
- a CDS encoding C40 family peptidase; its protein translation is MKVKQMAVILAASVFVVSCGSSKSASANKRSNTKTVSKAENLRKLDSKFDGKISRSVSDILKDAEKYIGTPYKFGGNTASGFDCSGFTVKVFEENDLNLPRRSSDQAEAGKNIDIKEVKPGDLLFFATAGGSRVSHVGIVHDIGPDGEVKFIHASTSKGVMISSLNEKYWNKAYLHAQRVL
- a CDS encoding methyltransferase family protein; protein product: MADFIRFFIPYYFLLFFIVSFLGISVKVAKQIGKNPNVLPRDGSAYALVGLYFKLILLALFAYVMLLLWFPESVFPAFKIQLLESSFFQYTGFFLMMTAFIWVVIAQMQMKDSWRIGIDSEIKTNLITHGLFRFSRNPIFLGMTISLAGFFLIFPTVIALSFLMIGSILMQIQIRLEEEYLIKEHGQMYLAYKKRVKRMLSLY
- a CDS encoding 2,3,4,5-tetrahydropyridine-2,6-dicarboxylate N-succinyltransferase; this encodes MSLQQTIENIWDNRELLQNEDSQKAIREVISLVDKGELRTAEPTENGWQVNEWVKKAVVMYFPIQKMETIEVGPFEFHDKMPLKRNYAEKGVRVVPHAVAREGAYIAPGVIMMPSYVNIGAYVDSGTMVDTWATVGSCAQIGKNVHLSGGVGIGGVLEPLQAAPVIIEDDCFIGSRCIVVEGVHVEKEAVLGANVVLTASTKIIDVTGDTPVEIKGRVPARSVVIPGSYTKQYPAGEYQVPCALIIGQRKESTDKKTSLNDALRENNVAV
- a CDS encoding glycosyltransferase family 87 protein translates to MKEKFLKILLNPKYIFGVYLIISVVTAISKYLRGDYAINNYLIFKNVFFNTIHQKNLFIHYPDLYFDLNHYGVFFSALIAPFAMMPDWLGISLWNIANTFIFIYGIYKLPFSDSKKAIFGLLCLQEYITAALSLQFNVALTGLLLLSAVYIYERKEVKSVTAILIGIFVKIYGIVGLTQFFFIKNKIKFILSGVAIAVVFFVLPMAYSSPQFVIQCYSDWFQSIVEKNNENQVLGNMQDISLMGFVRRVLGDASISNLVFLAGGLPLFALPYIRIKQYKNYAFQLMILASTLLFLVLFSSSSESPTYIIAVVGVLIWFFLQKERTPLIIGLLVFVIIFTCFSTSDLFPKFVKENYIIKYSLKAVPCIVIWLRVTYELLTKDFEKNYSLN